One region of Drosophila kikkawai strain 14028-0561.14 chromosome 2R, DkikHiC1v2, whole genome shotgun sequence genomic DNA includes:
- the gem gene encoding uncharacterized protein gem isoform X2, with translation MALSFLSQNSGLLDLQSIFDPQYSHHQQQQQIPQHLSHHPQHHIQQNQQQNQHQQQAEQILQHQQPRNISTKFDLNIFNEFDQMEFNNNLNRNQYQNNNNNINNNQNHNSNTNNTNNSIQNRHFISGYHHQHIGSDYEQVINFVDSPPNSEESWTETTSLIEQITIVVDAQSKDSPGPQIIDVQTIYLNSGSRKRRMDWDSLDIGQSENSPTASQSGELPTKVAHQEKDKHKREKNSGRSSWSDDIGFDLNAEFNSNSYLNNENFLSFSPSLTTLKQEPQTDQVKPSPKISLDNAAGSPSVAIAKLDESQNSPQQPNPGQELTPGSGSANGNGKHDVNSGLICGCGSPQGSPSSEYDVNEKGAKQQQLSVLDPAKIELVSANGATHSEDHKFQYILAAATSIATKNNEETLTYLNQGQSYEIKLKKIGDLSLYRDKILKSVIKICFHERRLQFMEREQMQQWQQSRPGERIIEVDVPLSYGLCHVSQPLSSNSLNTVEIFWDPLKEVGVYIKVNCISTEFTPKKHGGEKGVPFRLQIETYIENTNSTNTGVSAAGSGLGSAGSSSSNNSASNGGSGNNTNGTTSGSTAPASPERSPNAGGQAKQAVHAAACQIKVFKLKGADRKHKQDREKIQKRPQSEQEKFQPSYECTIMNDISLDLVMPATTTGCYSPEYMKLWPNSPVHIPKYDGILPFAPSAASPATSSSSPIAINSVTSTNSPTLKLMDATNMVSPQHVPADMDDYNQNIMPESTPAQVTQWLTNHRLTAYLSTFAHFSGADIMRMSKEDLIQICGLADGIRMFNILRAKTIAPRLTLYASLDGCSYNAIYLLSNTAKELQQKLFKMPGFYEFMAKASAQENGGGGSAAAAAAAALYNNWSMHSKYSGSGSNIFNDANKSCVYISGPSGILVSVTDEVLNNEIKDGSLYAMEVQAGKVILKLINKQDNN, from the exons ATGGCGCTTTCGTTTCTATCGCAAAACTCCGGTCTGTTGGATTTACAAAGCATATTTGATCCACAATATTctcatcatcaacaacaacaacaaataccaCAACATTTGAGCCACCACCCCCAACATCACATTcaacaaaatcaacaacaaaatcaacaccaacaacaagcggAACAAATTCTACAACATCAACAACCACGCAACATATCAACAAAGTTCGATTTGAACATTTTCAACGAATTCGACCAAATGGAATTCAACAACAATTTAAATCGCAATCAAtatcaaaacaacaacaataatatcaaCAACAATCAGAATCATAACTCCAACACCAACAACACTAACAACAGT ATCCAGAACCGCCACTTCATCAGCGGCTACCACCATCAGCATATTGGTTCGGATTATGAGCAAGTGATCAACTTTGTTGACTCGCCGCCAAACTCTGAGGAATCGTGGACAG AGACCACCTCTTTAATCGAACAAATCACCATTGTCGTAGACGCCCAATCGAAGGATTCGCCGGGACCGCAGATCATCGACGTGCAAACCATTTACCTAAATAGCGGCTCACGCAAAAGACGAATGGATTGGGATTCCCTGGACATTGGCCAAAGTGAGAATTCACCAACAGCATCGCAGAGCGGCGAGCTGCCCACCAAAGTGGCCCATCAGGAGAAGGATAAACACAAGCGCGAGAAGAACTCGG GTCGCAGCAGCTGGAGCGATGATATTGGCTTCGATCTGAATGCCGAGTTCAACAGCAACTCGTACTTGAACAA TGAGAACTTCCTGTCGTTCTCGCCCTCGCTGACCACCCTAAAGCAGGAGCCGCAGACGGATCAGGTCAAGCCCAGTCCCAAGATATCATTGGACAATGCCGCTGGTTCTCCCTCGGTGGCCATTGCCAAGCTGGATGAGTCCCAGAACTCTCCGCAACAGCCAAATCCTGGCCAGGAATTAACCCCTGGCTCTGGTTCGGCCAACGGCAATGGCAAGCACGATGTGAATTCGGGTCTTATCTGTGGCTGTGGTTCACCACAGGGCTCTCCAAGCAGTGAGTATGATGTGAACGAAAAGGGcgccaagcagcagcagctcagcGTTTTGGATCCGGCCAAGATTGAGCTTGTTTCGGCCAATGGAGCTACCCACTCCGAGGATCATAA ATTTCAGTATATCTTGGCTGCGGCCACTTCGATTGCCACCAAGAACAACGAGGAGACCCTGACGTATCTCAACCAGGGCCAGAGCTACGAAATCAAGCTAAAGAAGATCGGCGACCTATCCCTCTACCGGGATAAGATATTGAAG AGCGTGATCAAGATCTGCTTCCATGAGCGCCGCCTCCAGTTCATGGAGCGCGAACAGATGCAACAATGGCAGCAATCCCGCCCAGGCGAACGCATCATTGAGGTGGACGTACCGCTATCGTACGGCCTGTGCCACGTGTCCCAACCGCTCAGCTCCAACTCGCTGAACACCGTCGAGATCTTCTGGGACCCGCTGAAGGAGGTCGGCGTCTACATCAAGGTCAACTGCATTTCAACCGAATTTACCCCAAAGAAGCACGGCGGCGAGAAGGGAGTGCCCTTCCGACTGCAGATTGAAACCTATATAGAAAACACAAACAGCACCAATACTGGCGTTTCTGCTGCCGGTTCCGGTCTAGGATctgctggcagcagcagcagcaacaacagcgccagcaaCGGCGGCAGTGGTAACAACACCAACGGCACAACCAGTGGCTCGACAGCTCCAGCATCACCGGAACGTTCGCCCAATGCTGGCGGACAGGCCAAGCAGGCGGTCCATGCCGCTGCATGCCAGATCAAG GTTTTTAAGCTAAAGGGCGCTGATCGCAAGCACAAGCAGGATCGAGAGAAGATCCAGAAGCGTCCGCAATCGGAGCAGGAAAAGTTCCAGCCCAGCTACGAGTGTACCATCATGAATGACATATCCCTGGATCTGGTGATGCCTGCCACTACCACTGGCTGCTACAGTCCCGAATA TATGAAACTCTGGCCCAATTCGCCCGTACATATACCCAAGTACGATGGGATACTTCCGTTTGCCCCAAGTGCAGCTTCGCcggccaccagcagcagcagccccatTGCCATCAACTCGGTGACATCGACCAACTCACCGACTCTGAAGCTAATGGACGCCACCAATATGGTATCGCCGCAGCATGTGCCCGCCGACATGGACGATTAT AACCAGAACATCATGCCGGAATCGACGCCCGCACAAGTGACGCAGTGGCTGACCAATCACCGCCTCACGGCCTATCTCTCAACTTTCGCACACTTCTCGGGAGCGGATATTATGCG catGTCCAAGGAGGATTTGATACAAATCTGCGGCCTGGCCGATGGCATTCGCATGTTCAACATTTTGCGCGCCAA aaccATTGCCCCTAGGCTTACGTTGTACGCCAGCTTGGATGGCTGCAGCTACAATGCCATCTACTTGCTTTCGAACACGGCCAAGGAGCTGCAGCAGAAGCTGTTCAAGATGCCTGGTTTCTACGAGTTTATGGCCAAGGCCAGTGCCCAGGAGAACGGAGGAGGAGGTAGtgctgccgctgcagctgcGGCTGCCCTGTACAACAACTGGAGCATGCACTCCAAGTACTCGGGCAGCGGCTCGAACATCTTCAACGATGCCAACAAGAGCTGCGTGTACATCTCGGGGCCGTCGGGCATTTTGGTCAGCGTCACCGACGAGGTCCTCAACAACGAGATCAAGGATGGCAGCCTCTACGCCATGGAGGTGCAGGCCGGCAAGGTGATCCTCAAGCTGATCAACAAGCAGGACAACAATTGA